TATTTCACtagcaaaagaagaagagaagttaaGGGGTTTGCACAAAAGGTCTGTCTTTATCTCAAGTTTCTACTTACTAATTACTTCAATTTTGCTGGCTCCAGGGTCATTCCTTGAAGGTTCAACAACAGGTCAGAGGAGTTCAAGAAAACCTTGTTGTTGGAATTTGAGATTGTATGTGCAATTTCCCTTGCAGCTTCAATTCTCCTTAATGTGATGAAAGCTGGATTGTTTGCAATGGCATCCCCAATTAGCTGAGCACTCTTAGCCTCTCCCTGAACATAGAAAACAATGTAAGACAATGATCACCCATAATGTAATGTAAGCAGTTAGAACTAAAGTGAAAATAGACAACCAGCGTATGGAAATCAGGAAGACCTATTTTCATGAGTGAGTTACAAACCTGAGCTCTGATAATAGCACTTCGTTTGTCCTGCTCTGCTTTCTCTACCACAAACTTGGCTCTCTCAGCTTCTTGCGCAGCAACCTGTTTAGCTTCAATTGCAGCTGTAAACTCCCTTCCGAAAGTTAGGGTTGTTATTGACACATCATCCAATGCAAGGTTAAAGTTGGTAGCCCTCTCTGTCAGTACTTTCCGTATTTCCCTACTAACAGCCTACAAATAACAACAACATAATAGCAATGCATAAACTTCTCCCATAATGTAGCTCATAATGTAAAACTAGTTGTTCTAAGTATACTAGGTAAGCTTTAGTAGTATAGTATAGTGGTATGTATGAAGCGGCCCAGATGCATACCTCTCTCTGTGTGAGAAGCTGGCTGGCATTATATTGTGCGACCACAGCTTTCAGCGTTTCATGGATTATTGATGGCAGGACCCTCTCATTGTAGTTCTCCCCAAGAGTTCGGTATATTGTTGGTAACTGGTCTGCCACGGGTCGTGTCAAAACTCGAAGCCCAATCTTGACCTGTACATTATTCAGCCAAAGAGGAACAAGTACAAGATAATAGATGAGTTGACTACATCGATGGATAGCCTGAAGCAAGTCACTACAGAAAGTGTACCACTATCAATATACTTAATGGCACGATTAAATTTGCAATCCTTACTCTACAGGATATATTTGACAAATTCCACAAACCTACAGTTGCTTAAAGCATGCTAAAAAAGAGAAAATTAGTTTACAACATGCAGTAACACCTGCACATGATGCAATGGCGAGTATGAAGTATCATAAAGATAATTACACATGGTAGCACAAATCATACATCTCAAGCACAGCTATTAACATAAAAAACAACAACCGTTGAGTtcaacaaatttatttattttattttattcaaatGCTGCAATTGAAAAAAAGGATGACAAGTGAAGATAAAGAACCATAAACTAGACATAAGGTTcaaattttgagatcatgattgacAAAAACAAGTTACTTGAAACATTTAGCAAGCGTGCAAGAAGCATCATCATTTCTCATGCATGGGAAAGGACTAGAAGACCTTACCATCTGAAGGTCACGGCTCCCGGAAGTACTTTCGACAAGATGAGGTCGTGCTCGAACATCATAAATGACAGGCCTCTCAAACCACGGGACCATTAGATGTGTTCCTTCAGGATAAACCTGCACAGAACCACAACAGCAAACTAAAACCAGCAAGAAAGAACAAACTCAACAAAAGAGAAGACAAACAATAAAGACATTAACAAAACAGAAAATTCTGACATATGAAAGTTGCAACCTGATCACTTGTCTTAAACCAACAAGTAAGACTTTGAACGGTCCGTCATACCATAAGGCAGTGAATACATCTAGTTAAGGAACATTTTGCTTTATCAAGATAGAATAGATCTCACATATTTAAGCCCCTCCTGATACTGCCAGATGGGCAATTAAACTtaaggtgatgaaggttctgTTCTTAAACGACAATAAGAGCGTTATAGACTTCCTATGGACTGGTATTACATCCATTGAATATAGTAATTCTATTTTGTCTAGTGTCATCTCTTTTTGTAATATTCTAGATGAACACTCATTTTGCTATGTAAATAGGGTATGTAATAAATTAGCTAAGTTTATTAGTAACACATCCACTCACAGAATCTATTCTGGAGGTATCGGATATAATCGACAAAGGCTTTGGGTCTGGAATATGTAATAACTTTGATATTACTCTTGCCACTAATATATTGAATCTTCAGTCTTAAatctaaagaaaaagaaagatttaAGCCCCTACTGATCTAAGCAAAATGCCCCAAAACAACAATCTACACCAGATACGCAGACCTAAAACCAAACAAGGTGTAGAGTTAAGAAAATCCACAAACTAAAATGAAATTAACTAAAAAAAATGATTTCGCAAATTCCACCTAAAACCAAACAAGGTTCGGAGTTAAGAAAACCCACAGACTAAAATGAAATTAAGTAAAATCATAAGACTAACCCTAGCTTTACTAATTTAACCTAAAATCTAGGAGACTGAAAACACAAATACATCATACTAAAAAGATCAACTTCAGAAGTAGTATGGATGAGAGAGTGAGAGATAGATCACCTTATCTTTGACACCAGTGATACGATTGAAAACAATAGCTCGATGTCCTCCTTCAACATTGTAGAGACTGTTAAAAGCTGCGTATAAACCAAGACCACCGACTATTCCAACTTTGATCAAAGCAGAAGCAGCATTTACTCCTCCTGGGATCTTTGGAGGCTTAACATCTTTGAAATTCATTTTTCCTCTAGCAagtttttttttctagggttttgggggttttctttttcttcactgGTGATTTGTTCTTCTATATTCTCTTTTTTATCCCTCTCTAGTTTCTCTCTTGCCAAGCTTCAATTCTAGAATGAACTCTAGCCCCTTTCACCAAGCCAGCAACAAAGGCCTGGGCCCATTAGCCTATGTGATTAGTCCGAAGAACCATAATATTgagcataccaaaaactttataGGCATACAAAGTCATTTTCCTAACCATGGTGTATTGATAAGGGATGTCTAATGGGTATGCAATGACCTATACAcccttaaacacttcgaaaatattgatttataggctttaggttcggctgactcgtgttgatgagttatcagccgaatttcccgctgtagactgaattctttcgatcttgttttgatcataacttcttcgtccaatgtcggaatgacctcattctttttgcgttatcttcgtattttcattctcttgaagatgaagataaaatataCTTGATTTTAGTGAGTTAAAatctacgattttcattatataagctgaaccattaacattttttattcctgaactctcaggaaaaggttcggcttacatctatgagccgaaccaacccattgatgaacagttcggcttacatttatgagccgaacctcacataatttttcttccagatcacacgggactaggttcggctcattatgatatttttaaacaagccgaactagttggttcggctcatgacaataacactttcagcttgccgaactgttcattagttgtcaatatccaggtttcagatcaaggttcggcgcataatttaggtgagttgtgagccgaacctaggttcggcgcataataTAGTTGTGTTGTGAGCCGAACCTAAGTTCGGcgcataatgttgttgttttttaagccgaaaagttcttcaaattttcatcctgaaagtgtatatgaacagttcggctgatacgattttcattatataagccgaaccattaacattttttattccagaactctcagAAATAGGTTCGGCTTTGtaggaaaattttatacaagccgaactagtgtcaagcaaatgttcggcgcatacctaaacagtttcagctagccgaactgttcataaagggatcggttcagctcataaatgtaagtcgaaccttttcatcctccaatggtttgggaatcattggtgtagttgatgtgcattttcctaggttttttagatgatatatgaccctcctcatcctccattgaatcaagaattagaattttctcactttctccttctctttctctccttcttaaccaaaccaaaactttgattttttttcctcaaatttttcatctaaacaactcttataattctgaaaattattttaatcactaaacaaaatatttaatcactaatcaagattattaacactaatacgtaaagggcagatttgccattaaaaaaaatttgggttaaggggttatctgattttgctatttcacaaccttttttgtcttcattcagtatgctttggaagattttggtatgtctGAATCCGCATATTTCAACGCAGTCCGTAATTTGACAGGTGGACATCAGATTTGCCTATTGTTGGGCTGGACACGGATGGACTTCTCAAAtccgttatttttattttttttgaaaatagagTTTATATTACAGAGCCAGCATTAATTTGCTAATTCAGGCTTTTCAGAGACTAACTCTTGATGAGTTGCTCGTCCAATGACTGAATTTGTTGGATTAATCCTGGCAGAACAAGATACATTGGTAGAGTCATTAGAATTACATACTCCATATGCTTTGACTGTGTCAAAAGCAATTGCAGGAAATAAAAATCTAGGAGCTTGATCAGTCCAAGAAATTGTGCTACTTGATCTTCGCCCTTCTTTTGCCAACAAGTCTGCCACCTTATTTGCACGTCTATCTACGTACTGAAAACCCTTAAAAGAAACTAAATTATCTGCTACAAGTTTAACCTCTTCCAAGATTGCTATGCATTGCCAGTTTACAGTGATT
Above is a genomic segment from Papaver somniferum cultivar HN1 chromosome 10, ASM357369v1, whole genome shotgun sequence containing:
- the LOC113318704 gene encoding prohibitin-1, mitochondrial-like, giving the protein MNFKDVKPPKIPGGVNAASALIKVGIVGGLGLYAAFNSLYNVEGGHRAIVFNRITGVKDKVYPEGTHLMVPWFERPVIYDVRARPHLVESTSGSRDLQMVKIGLRVLTRPVADQLPTIYRTLGENYNERVLPSIIHETLKAVVAQYNASQLLTQREAVSREIRKVLTERATNFNLALDDVSITTLTFGREFTAAIEAKQVAAQEAERAKFVVEKAEQDKRSAIIRAQGEAKSAQLIGDAIANNPAFITLRRIEAAREIAHTISNSNNKVFLNSSDLLLNLQGMTLEPAKLK